In Ahaetulla prasina isolate Xishuangbanna chromosome 5, ASM2864084v1, whole genome shotgun sequence, the following are encoded in one genomic region:
- the XK gene encoding endoplasmic reticulum membrane adapter protein XK isoform X2: MGLRLFAVFESASTPGDCLNHFLQVSWCVEVFYIYFHAGRVEEPYVSITKKRQMPKDGHSEEVEKEVGQAEGKLFTHRSAFSRASVIQAFLGSAPQLTLQLYICVLQQEITAARSIFMVLSLLSIVYGALRCNILAIKIKYDDYDISVKPAAYLCIFLWRSFEIATRVIVLVLFSSVLQIWILPVVLVNFFAFFFYPWIQFWQSKCTLPENIEKALSKVGTTIVLCLLTFLYAGINMFCWSAVQLKLNDSDLIDKSPNWGRLALYYLLRFFENVFLLIMWYIYKTDVYTYVCAPVLFLQLLIGYCIAVLFMLVFYQFCHPCKKLFSSNIYEGLVICFKFFCYVCKPLTSGNSVEKENLKSPENTENDALASYKANESQNGSTQQSVSSNA, from the exons ATGGGTTTAAGGCTTTTTGCTGTCTTTGAATCAGCGtcgactcctggtgattgcctcAACCACTTCCTACAAGTTTCTTG GTGCGTGGaagttttttatatttattttcatgcagGTAGAGTTGAAGAGCCTTATGTCAGTATTACTAAGAAGAGACAGATGCCAAAAGATGGACATTCAGAAGAAGTTGAAAAGGAAGTAGGTCAGGCAGAGGGGAAGCTGTTTACACACAGATCTGCATTTAGCCGAGCATCAGTGATTCAAGCTTTCCTAGGATCTGCACCTCAGCTAACACTTCAGCTTTACATCTGTGTCCTGCAACAAGAGATCACAGCAGCTAGAA GTATCTTCATGGTCCTTTCCCTCCTGTCAATTGTGTATGGAGCACTGCGATGCAATATTCTAGCCATTAAGATCAAGTATGACGATTATGACATCAGTGTGAAACCTGCTGCCTACCTTTGCATTTTCCTCTGGAGGAGCTTTGAGATTGCAACAAGGGTGATAGTCCTTGTcctcttcagttcagttcttcagATCTGGATCCTGCCTGTGGTTCTGGtgaatttttttgctttttttttttatccttggaTTCAGTTCTGGCAAAGCAAGTGTACTCTGCCAGAAAACATAGAGAAGGCCTTGAGCAAAGTAGGCACCACCATTGTCTTATGTCTCCTCACTTTCCTGTATGCTGGCATTAATATGTTTTGCTGGTCAGCGGTGCAGCTGAAGCTTAATGATTCTGATTTAATTGACAAATCCCCAAACTGGGGTAGACTGGCTTTGTACTATTTGCTGaggttctttgaaaatgtttttctcTTAATAATGTGGTACATATACAAGACAGATGTCTACACATATGTATGTGCTCCAGTGCTGTTCTTACAACTACTGATTGGCTATTGCATAGCTGTCCTTTTTATGCTTGTGTTCTACCAGTTCTGTCATCCATGCAAGaaacttttttcttccaatatttatgAAGGATTGGTAATATGCTTCAAGTTTTTTTGTTATGTCTGCAAACCTCTGACATCTGGCAATTCTGTAGAAAAGGAAAACTTAAAATCCCCAGAGAATACTGAAAATGATGCCCTGGCTAGTTACAAAGCAAATGAATCCCAAAATGGAAGCACTCAGCAGAGTGTGTCTTCTAATGCATAG
- the XK gene encoding endoplasmic reticulum membrane adapter protein XK isoform X4, with protein sequence MFPLHHFQYNCRVEEPYVSITKKRQMPKDGHSEEVEKEVGQAEGKLFTHRSAFSRASVIQAFLGSAPQLTLQLYICVLQQEITAARSIFMVLSLLSIVYGALRCNILAIKIKYDDYDISVKPAAYLCIFLWRSFEIATRVIVLVLFSSVLQIWILPVVLVNFFAFFFYPWIQFWQSKCTLPENIEKALSKVGTTIVLCLLTFLYAGINMFCWSAVQLKLNDSDLIDKSPNWGRLALYYLLRFFENVFLLIMWYIYKTDVYTYVCAPVLFLQLLIGYCIAVLFMLVFYQFCHPCKKLFSSNIYEGLVICFKFFCYVCKPLTSGNSVEKENLKSPENTENDALASYKANESQNGSTQQSVSSNA encoded by the exons ATGTTTCCGCTCCACCATTTTCAATATAATT GTAGAGTTGAAGAGCCTTATGTCAGTATTACTAAGAAGAGACAGATGCCAAAAGATGGACATTCAGAAGAAGTTGAAAAGGAAGTAGGTCAGGCAGAGGGGAAGCTGTTTACACACAGATCTGCATTTAGCCGAGCATCAGTGATTCAAGCTTTCCTAGGATCTGCACCTCAGCTAACACTTCAGCTTTACATCTGTGTCCTGCAACAAGAGATCACAGCAGCTAGAA GTATCTTCATGGTCCTTTCCCTCCTGTCAATTGTGTATGGAGCACTGCGATGCAATATTCTAGCCATTAAGATCAAGTATGACGATTATGACATCAGTGTGAAACCTGCTGCCTACCTTTGCATTTTCCTCTGGAGGAGCTTTGAGATTGCAACAAGGGTGATAGTCCTTGTcctcttcagttcagttcttcagATCTGGATCCTGCCTGTGGTTCTGGtgaatttttttgctttttttttttatccttggaTTCAGTTCTGGCAAAGCAAGTGTACTCTGCCAGAAAACATAGAGAAGGCCTTGAGCAAAGTAGGCACCACCATTGTCTTATGTCTCCTCACTTTCCTGTATGCTGGCATTAATATGTTTTGCTGGTCAGCGGTGCAGCTGAAGCTTAATGATTCTGATTTAATTGACAAATCCCCAAACTGGGGTAGACTGGCTTTGTACTATTTGCTGaggttctttgaaaatgtttttctcTTAATAATGTGGTACATATACAAGACAGATGTCTACACATATGTATGTGCTCCAGTGCTGTTCTTACAACTACTGATTGGCTATTGCATAGCTGTCCTTTTTATGCTTGTGTTCTACCAGTTCTGTCATCCATGCAAGaaacttttttcttccaatatttatgAAGGATTGGTAATATGCTTCAAGTTTTTTTGTTATGTCTGCAAACCTCTGACATCTGGCAATTCTGTAGAAAAGGAAAACTTAAAATCCCCAGAGAATACTGAAAATGATGCCCTGGCTAGTTACAAAGCAAATGAATCCCAAAATGGAAGCACTCAGCAGAGTGTGTCTTCTAATGCATAG
- the XK gene encoding endoplasmic reticulum membrane adapter protein XK isoform X5, which translates to MPKDGHSEEVEKEVGQAEGKLFTHRSAFSRASVIQAFLGSAPQLTLQLYICVLQQEITAARSIFMVLSLLSIVYGALRCNILAIKIKYDDYDISVKPAAYLCIFLWRSFEIATRVIVLVLFSSVLQIWILPVVLVNFFAFFFYPWIQFWQSKCTLPENIEKALSKVGTTIVLCLLTFLYAGINMFCWSAVQLKLNDSDLIDKSPNWGRLALYYLLRFFENVFLLIMWYIYKTDVYTYVCAPVLFLQLLIGYCIAVLFMLVFYQFCHPCKKLFSSNIYEGLVICFKFFCYVCKPLTSGNSVEKENLKSPENTENDALASYKANESQNGSTQQSVSSNA; encoded by the exons ATGCCAAAAGATGGACATTCAGAAGAAGTTGAAAAGGAAGTAGGTCAGGCAGAGGGGAAGCTGTTTACACACAGATCTGCATTTAGCCGAGCATCAGTGATTCAAGCTTTCCTAGGATCTGCACCTCAGCTAACACTTCAGCTTTACATCTGTGTCCTGCAACAAGAGATCACAGCAGCTAGAA GTATCTTCATGGTCCTTTCCCTCCTGTCAATTGTGTATGGAGCACTGCGATGCAATATTCTAGCCATTAAGATCAAGTATGACGATTATGACATCAGTGTGAAACCTGCTGCCTACCTTTGCATTTTCCTCTGGAGGAGCTTTGAGATTGCAACAAGGGTGATAGTCCTTGTcctcttcagttcagttcttcagATCTGGATCCTGCCTGTGGTTCTGGtgaatttttttgctttttttttttatccttggaTTCAGTTCTGGCAAAGCAAGTGTACTCTGCCAGAAAACATAGAGAAGGCCTTGAGCAAAGTAGGCACCACCATTGTCTTATGTCTCCTCACTTTCCTGTATGCTGGCATTAATATGTTTTGCTGGTCAGCGGTGCAGCTGAAGCTTAATGATTCTGATTTAATTGACAAATCCCCAAACTGGGGTAGACTGGCTTTGTACTATTTGCTGaggttctttgaaaatgtttttctcTTAATAATGTGGTACATATACAAGACAGATGTCTACACATATGTATGTGCTCCAGTGCTGTTCTTACAACTACTGATTGGCTATTGCATAGCTGTCCTTTTTATGCTTGTGTTCTACCAGTTCTGTCATCCATGCAAGaaacttttttcttccaatatttatgAAGGATTGGTAATATGCTTCAAGTTTTTTTGTTATGTCTGCAAACCTCTGACATCTGGCAATTCTGTAGAAAAGGAAAACTTAAAATCCCCAGAGAATACTGAAAATGATGCCCTGGCTAGTTACAAAGCAAATGAATCCCAAAATGGAAGCACTCAGCAGAGTGTGTCTTCTAATGCATAG
- the XK gene encoding endoplasmic reticulum membrane adapter protein XK isoform X3: protein MKTDAKNECVEVFYIYFHAGRVEEPYVSITKKRQMPKDGHSEEVEKEVGQAEGKLFTHRSAFSRASVIQAFLGSAPQLTLQLYICVLQQEITAARSIFMVLSLLSIVYGALRCNILAIKIKYDDYDISVKPAAYLCIFLWRSFEIATRVIVLVLFSSVLQIWILPVVLVNFFAFFFYPWIQFWQSKCTLPENIEKALSKVGTTIVLCLLTFLYAGINMFCWSAVQLKLNDSDLIDKSPNWGRLALYYLLRFFENVFLLIMWYIYKTDVYTYVCAPVLFLQLLIGYCIAVLFMLVFYQFCHPCKKLFSSNIYEGLVICFKFFCYVCKPLTSGNSVEKENLKSPENTENDALASYKANESQNGSTQQSVSSNA, encoded by the exons atgaagaccgatgcaaagaatga GTGCGTGGaagttttttatatttattttcatgcagGTAGAGTTGAAGAGCCTTATGTCAGTATTACTAAGAAGAGACAGATGCCAAAAGATGGACATTCAGAAGAAGTTGAAAAGGAAGTAGGTCAGGCAGAGGGGAAGCTGTTTACACACAGATCTGCATTTAGCCGAGCATCAGTGATTCAAGCTTTCCTAGGATCTGCACCTCAGCTAACACTTCAGCTTTACATCTGTGTCCTGCAACAAGAGATCACAGCAGCTAGAA GTATCTTCATGGTCCTTTCCCTCCTGTCAATTGTGTATGGAGCACTGCGATGCAATATTCTAGCCATTAAGATCAAGTATGACGATTATGACATCAGTGTGAAACCTGCTGCCTACCTTTGCATTTTCCTCTGGAGGAGCTTTGAGATTGCAACAAGGGTGATAGTCCTTGTcctcttcagttcagttcttcagATCTGGATCCTGCCTGTGGTTCTGGtgaatttttttgctttttttttttatccttggaTTCAGTTCTGGCAAAGCAAGTGTACTCTGCCAGAAAACATAGAGAAGGCCTTGAGCAAAGTAGGCACCACCATTGTCTTATGTCTCCTCACTTTCCTGTATGCTGGCATTAATATGTTTTGCTGGTCAGCGGTGCAGCTGAAGCTTAATGATTCTGATTTAATTGACAAATCCCCAAACTGGGGTAGACTGGCTTTGTACTATTTGCTGaggttctttgaaaatgtttttctcTTAATAATGTGGTACATATACAAGACAGATGTCTACACATATGTATGTGCTCCAGTGCTGTTCTTACAACTACTGATTGGCTATTGCATAGCTGTCCTTTTTATGCTTGTGTTCTACCAGTTCTGTCATCCATGCAAGaaacttttttcttccaatatttatgAAGGATTGGTAATATGCTTCAAGTTTTTTTGTTATGTCTGCAAACCTCTGACATCTGGCAATTCTGTAGAAAAGGAAAACTTAAAATCCCCAGAGAATACTGAAAATGATGCCCTGGCTAGTTACAAAGCAAATGAATCCCAAAATGGAAGCACTCAGCAGAGTGTGTCTTCTAATGCATAG